The window AAAAGGCGTCTCGCCCACTGCCACGCTGGCAGGCGAGTTCGTGCACCAGTCTCAGCCATAGCGGATGCGCGGGTCGATCCAGGCGTACAGGATGTCCACCAGCAGGTTGGTCAGCACGAAGAGCAGGGCGATGACCAGCACCACGCCTTGCACCAGGGGATAGTCGCGCTGAAAGATGGCATTGAGGGCCAGCCTTCCCATCCCCGGCAGACCGAAGATCTCCTCGATCACCACGGTACCGCCCAGGAGGTACCCCACCTGGAAACCGGCCACTGTGATGACGGGGATGAGCGCATTGGGCAGCGCATGGTGGGCCACGACCAGTGCCTCCCGCAGTCCCTTACTGCGGGCCGTGCGCACGTACTCCTGCCCCAGGACCTCTAGCAGGGACGAGCGCATGTAGCGCATCAGCACCGCGGCG is drawn from Armatimonadota bacterium and contains these coding sequences:
- a CDS encoding ABC transporter permease encodes the protein RVVRGDFGVSLRTARPVLPDILARLPVSFELTVIALAIAALIALPVGALSALLRNSGLDVLARLGGLLGLSIPNFWLGTMLVLIFSRYLRVPIGEYVPFTADPLHNLEIMFLPGISLGVAIAAVLMRYMRSSLLEVLGQEYVRTARSKGLREALVVAHHALPNALIPVITVAGFQVGYLLGGTVVIEEIFGLPGMGRLALNAIFQRDYPLVQGVVLVIALLFVLTNLLVDILYAWIDPRIRYG